The nucleotide sequence AATTATTATGTAGAAAATTTAAATAGAAATTCTGGAGTACCATTACTTGATACAAAAAATATCAATGCTAGAATTGAACCAGGTGCAATAATAAGAGATAAGGTAAAGATAGGTGACAATGCAGTAATAATGATGGGTGCTGTAATTAATATAGGAGCAGAGATAGGCGAAGGTACAATGATAGATATGAATGTTGTACTAGGTGGAAGAGCAATAGTAGGAAAAAGATGTCATATAGGTGCAGGAACAGTTTTAGCAGGAGTTATAGAACCGCCTTCAGCACAACCAGTAATTGTAGAAGATGATGTAATGATAGGGGCTAATGCTGTTGTTATAGAAGGGGTTAAAATTGGAAA is from Candidatus Cetobacterium colombiensis and encodes:
- the dapD gene encoding 2,3,4,5-tetrahydropyridine-2,6-dicarboxylate N-acetyltransferase; protein product: MRLETAEELINFIKNSKKKTMSKVYINGTLNYKNDEIFSFKGEDGVILIGDWKEIEEILKNNKETIKNYYVENLNRNSGVPLLDTKNINARIEPGAIIRDKVKIGDNAVIMMGAVINIGAEIGEGTMIDMNVVLGGRAIVGKRCHIGAGTVLAGVIEPPSAQPVIVEDDVMIGANAVVIEGVKIGKGSVVAAGAIVLEDVPAGAVVAGNPAKIIKLKDEKTSEKTKLVDDLRK